The Melitaea cinxia chromosome Z, ilMelCinx1.1, whole genome shotgun sequence genomic interval TTTCAAGAGGCACACTTCATCATTTTGGACCTTTTAAACGAGGAGGCCGATGATGTAGATACCGAGATCCAGGAGAATTTCGATGAAATGTACTTTCGGGTCGTTGCAATTCAACGTAAATATCAACAGGGTTCGTCGCAAGAATTAAATAATGCGAGGCGTGATTCGTTCATGGGTGCGCAGAGCAATATGCGCTTACCGAAAATTTCACTTCCGGTATTTTCTGGTGCTATCAAGGAATGGCCTGAATTTATCGCGACTTATGATGCGTTGATTCATCAATCAACAATTCTAAGTGATATCGAGAAATTTCATTATTTGGTGTCGGTGTTGCGGGGTGATGCGTTATCGTTAATTAGAACGTTTCCGGTCGCTGGTGAACATTATATAAGTGCATATGATGCTCTCAAGTCCCGCTATGAGGATAAACGTGAATTGGCATTTGCGTGCTGGCGCGATATTTTGGaagtaaatttcaaaacatCACACGCTCAAGATTTCCGACATGCTTTAAATACAATAGATGAAAACTTGACTATTTTGAAAAAGTTGAAGCTACCTACCGAGCACTGGGACTTCGTactttgttacaatattttgtcaAAACTAGATACTAAACTTAGACGCGAGTTTGAGGAAAGGCACATCGACATCGAGCTGCCACAATATCAACATATAAGGGCGTTTTTACACTCTAAGAGTGAAGCGCTGATACGCGACACGCACTTCTCCGCCGTTACTACTAAAACTTCACAAATTAGCAAGGAAGCATCAGGTGCCTTTCAAAAATCGAAGCGACCTACCGTCACGCATTCGCTTGTCGCCCCCACCGCCGACCTGTCTAAGAAGAAGGTTGGTGACAAACAAGAGGGCAAACCAACTCGTGTTGCGACAACCTCCAAACTTATTCGTAAGTGTTCATACTGCAGTGCAGAACACCACATAACGGCTTGTAAAGATTTCTTGTCTAAATCCGGGGACGAGCGCATGGCTGTAGCTGGCGAACGGAAATGGTGCTACAATTGTCTCAACTCGTCTCACTCGGTGCGAGAGTGCACATCGATATTTTCGTGTCGAAAATGTCATCGTAAACATCACACTCTACTACATCGAGACCAAGTGGGGAACGACCCTAACACCGCGCGCGATCATTCACAATCGGTAGCTCTAGTTGCTAAGAAATCTTTTACCCCATCGAACCCGTCCGCGAACACGACCGTGTTACTGGCCACAGCCATGGTTCAAATTCGTGACACATGTGGTGAATTTCATACGTTCCGAGCGTTGTTTGACACGGgtagtcaaaataattttttgacagCACACGCCGCTAAGCGACTTGGGCTCAAGCCTAGAGCCATCTGCGCCGAGGTACATGGCTTGGGGGGTGCTCCTGCCTCAGTCAATGGCGTCGTGACGTGCGACCTCGGCACTAATGACAACGTTAAATTTCATCTCGAGATGCTCGTCATACCGAACATCTGCGGAGATCAACCCATCGCAAGACTCAATACGGATGGATGGAATGATGTCAAGACATTACCGTTAGCAGATCCTGGTTTTGACATCCCTGGTCCGATCGATGTGTTGTTAAATGCCGACGTTTTCGCTGAATCATTGCTCGAGCAGCGTTTGAAGGGTAACGGGTCTCGACCTCAAGCATTGAATTCAGTTTTCGGGTGGCTTCTCCTAGGGAAGTCGCGACTCGCATCCTCTCCTTCATGTTTGATGGGATTAGCACCTCCTAGCATGGATGAGAGCTTAAACAAAATAGTTCAGCGTTTCTGGGAAATCGATAACGTTCCACAATCTTCTCGATTAACCCCAGATGAGCAAGtttgtgaaaatattttcactaataaccaCTACCGTGACGAGACCGGAAGGTATCATGTAGTTCTTCCTTTCAAGAACAACTCGGAGCCTCTTTTTGAAGGGTCTCGAGCGATAGCCTTACGGCGCTTCCATGCCATTGAGAAGCGGTTGTCTCGTGATCAATCGTTAAAACAACAGTACACCGATTTCATGACTGACTACATCGAAAGTGGTCACATGACTCTGGTACCTGCTAAGCACATGGGCTTAGGCAAGTACTACATACCGCACCACTGCGTCTTGCGTCCCGACAGCTCCACGACGAAACTCCGCGTGGTGTTCGACGCCTCGGCTAAGGACGCGAATTCAAAATCGCTTAACGATTCGCAACTTGTAGGTCCAAAGCTGCAATCCAACATCGTGGAGATTCTTCTCCATTACCGGGAACACAAAGTCGTCTTTATGGCGGATGTGCGCCAAATGTACCGCCAAATTAACGTAGCTCCTCATCACCGTGAGTACCAGCGCATTTTCTGGCGGGCTCACCCAGATGAGCCTCTCcaagaatacattttaaataccgTCACCTACGGAGTATCTTCTTCCCCGTTTCTGGCATGTCGCACCATCCAGCAGCTGGCCAATGATGAGGGTCATCATTACCCTAAGGCCAAGGCCGTTTTAACTTCCGATATTTATATCGATGACATCGTCACCGGAAGTTCAACGATGGAGGATGCCTGCGATATCAAATCGCAAGTCATCGCTCTTCTCGCTCGCGGGTGCTTTGAGCTACGCAAATGGGTGAGCAATCGACCTGAGCTTCTAAGTGACCTTCCCTCAGAAGCGTGTCTTTCGGAAGCTATTACTTTTAACCAAGCCGAAGACACAACCGTGAAAGTTCTTGGGCTGAAATGGGAGCCTGGCTCAGACTCATTTGTTTTTAACGTCCAACCGTCAAATCAACCTTGTACCAAGCGAACGATTCTGAGTGAGGTAGCCAGGGTCTTCGATCCTTTGGGATTTCTATCGCCTCTAATAATTCAAGCCAAGTGCTTGATCCAAAAACTTTGGATCCTCGGCGTTTCGTGGGATGATACTCCCCCACCGGAAATTGTTGCACAATGGAACAACTTTTCTCAACAACTTCCACAAATCAGAGAACTTAAGGTTCCTCGCGGGTTCGTTATCGAAGGCGCTCAATCGTATCAACTGCATGGGTTCTGTGACAGCTCTGAACTTGCGTACGGCGCCGTCATTTATCTACGTGTCACCGAATCTGACGGTTCCATTCGCCTCTTCCTTGTTTGTGCACGAGCTCGCGTCGCGCCTTTGAAGAGGCAGTCGCTGCCACGGCTGGAACTTTGTGCTGCGGTTCTACTTGCTAACCTTATGAAATTCGTCAAGGAGACATTGCGGATTCCCATCCACAACACTTATCTTTGGAGCGATTCCACCGTTACCTTAGCTTGGCTGCGGTCCCCTTCTTCGCGATGGGTAACTTTTGTCGCAAATCGTGTCAGTCACATCCAGGACACAGTTCCTACCGAATGTTGG includes:
- the LOC123668867 gene encoding uncharacterized protein LOC123668867; the encoded protein is MSYLARRKSKPGFKRCTETNYTVSNLPSLRRKRTIAYNRITKALEVGKLIETDPSQTELFLSYCQEIKNIADSFQEAHFIILDLLNEEADDVDTEIQENFDEMYFRVVAIQRKYQQGSSQELNNARRDSFMGAQSNMRLPKISLPVFSGAIKEWPEFIATYDALIHQSTILSDIEKFHYLVSVLRGDALSLIRTFPVAGEHYISAYDALKSRYEDKRELAFACWRDILEVNFKTSHAQDFRHALNTIDENLTILKKLKLPTEHWDFVLCYNILSKLDTKLRREFEERHIDIELPQYQHIRAFLHSKSEALIRDTHFSAVTTKTSQISKEASGAFQKSKRPTVTHSLVAPTADLSKKKVGDKQEGKPTRVATTSKLIRKCSYCSAEHHITACKDFLSKSGDERMAVAGERKWCYNCLNSSHSVRECTSIFSCRKCHRKHHTLLHRDQVGNDPNTARDHSQSVALVAKKSFTPSNPSANTTVLLATAMVQIRDTCGEFHTFRALFDTGSQNNFLTAHAAKRLGLKPRAICAEVHGLGGAPASVNGVVTCDLGTNDNVKFHLEMLVIPNICGDQPIARLNTDGWNDVKTLPLADPGFDIPGPIDVLLNADVFAESLLEQRLKGNGSRPQALNSVFGWLLLGKSRLASSPSCLMGLAPPSMDESLNKIVQRFWEIDNVPQSSRLTPDEQVCENIFTNNHYRDETGRYHVVLPFKNNSEPLFEGSRAIALRRFHAIEKRLSRDQSLKQQYTDFMTDYIESGHMTLVPAKHMGLGKYYIPHHCVLRPDSSTTKLRVVFDASAKDANSKSLNDSQLVGPKLQSNIVEILLHYREHKVVFMADVRQMYRQINVAPHHREYQRIFWRAHPDEPLQEYILNTVTYGVSSSPFLACRTIQQLANDEGHHYPKAKAVLTSDIYIDDIVTGSSTMEDACDIKSQVIALLARGCFELRKWVSNRPELLSDLPSEACLSEAITFNQAEDTTVKVLGLKWEPGSDSFVFNVQPSNQPCTKRTILSEVARVFDPLGFLSPLIIQAKCLIQKLWILGVSWDDTPPPEIVAQWNNFSQQLPQIRELKVPRGFVIEGAQSYQLHGFCDSSELAYGAVIYLRVTESDGSIRLFLVCARARVAPLKRQSLPRLELCAAVLLANLMKFVKETLRIPIHNTYLWSDSTVTLAWLRSPSSRWVTFVANRVSHIQDTVPTECWRHVPSATNPADICSRGQLPTELLTNTLWWAGPEWLSQPQSEWPTDISKCQTQEDVVIPEQRSTVLIANQTETTSKTSIIDHLFEKYSSLDKICRIVAYIRRFRVNSCVDGPRPESLVVTDVEYHRALLMIVKHFQNRFFFDVISNLRLRKQLPRNFRKLNPFLDDQGILRVGGRLARSGLEFEHKHPALLPRKCVLTTAVIESIHRKNLHPGLNTTHYLILQQFWILAAKRAVRQHLSKCIRCYRLRPQPLQPFMSDLPAFRVNQAKAFSQVGVDFAGPFRIKLGIHRGAKIDKAYLCLFVCLSTKAVHLEVVSTLSTDGFIAALRRFVSRRGRCNVIHSDCGTNFVGAASQLASCMEQATSSERIAFKRNPPSSPHFGGVWEIQVKAAKSHLYRIVGDQTLTFEELTTLFTQIESILNSRPLCPLSSDPNDLNVLTPGHFLTLEPLTAVPDPDYSNVNLNRLSRWQLIQSFQQQFWKRWKQEYLHALTQRAKWTKDSKQLTVNSIVLIKDDNRPPLQWALGRVVSLHPGPDGVIRVATLKTRDHVIKRPLVKLCPLPSE